From the Limosilactobacillus panis genome, one window contains:
- a CDS encoding nicotinate-nucleotide adenylyltransferase: protein MQGCQVYSKVKPAVKVQPLADQHRRIGIYGGTFNPVHNAHLLVADQVGHALCLNKVKLMPDVIPPHVDRKDAVSADLRLQMLELAIQGNPLLGIERTELDRGGVSYTYDTMEQLTRQHPDTDYYFIIGGDMVDYLDKWYRIDDLIKLPRFHFVGVQRPHAKNATKYPVIWVDIPEVDISSSDIRERIRRGQSVNYLLPAKVAEFIKEHHLYHD from the coding sequence ATGCAGGGTTGTCAAGTGTATTCGAAAGTTAAGCCGGCGGTTAAGGTCCAGCCACTTGCTGACCAGCACCGGCGAATTGGTATTTACGGGGGGACGTTTAACCCCGTTCACAACGCGCACCTCTTGGTTGCTGACCAGGTGGGGCATGCACTGTGCCTAAATAAGGTGAAGTTAATGCCAGACGTAATTCCACCGCACGTCGACCGCAAGGATGCTGTTAGCGCTGACCTTCGTCTACAAATGCTGGAGCTCGCAATTCAGGGGAATCCGCTGCTTGGTATTGAACGGACCGAACTAGACCGGGGCGGGGTTAGCTATACCTATGACACGATGGAACAACTGACCCGCCAGCATCCGGATACGGATTACTACTTTATCATTGGCGGTGATATGGTTGATTACCTGGATAAGTGGTACCGGATTGACGACTTAATTAAGCTTCCCCGCTTTCATTTTGTTGGTGTACAACGACCGCATGCTAAGAACGCGACTAAGTACCCGGTAATTTGGGTCGACATTCCAGAAGTTGATATCAGCTCAAGTGATATTCGAGAACGAATTCGGCGGGGGCAGTCCGTCAATTACCTACTTCCTGCTAAGGTGGCCGAGTTTATTAAGGAGCATCATTTATACCATGACTGA
- the yhbY gene encoding ribosome assembly RNA-binding protein YhbY encodes MHLRGKQKRFLRAQANHLQSIFAVGKEGLTDSWLAQLDGALNRRELIKVNILQNADVTTAEVKAFIEEHTVIQVVQVIGRVLVLFKVADNKDLRDLSNRVAKI; translated from the coding sequence ATGCATTTAAGAGGAAAACAAAAACGATTCTTACGGGCGCAGGCTAATCACCTGCAGTCGATTTTTGCCGTTGGTAAAGAAGGACTCACGGATAGCTGGTTGGCCCAGTTGGATGGGGCCCTTAACCGGCGCGAACTAATTAAGGTAAATATTTTACAAAATGCTGACGTTACGACAGCTGAGGTTAAGGCGTTTATTGAAGAGCACACCGTTATCCAGGTAGTCCAGGTGATTGGCCGGGTTCTGGTACTGTTTAAGGTTGCGGACAACAAGGATTTGCGGGACCTCTCGAACCGTGTTGCTAAAATTTAG
- the yqeH gene encoding ribosome biogenesis GTPase YqeH, with product MTEQDEELRCIGCGAVIQSTDPAKVGYTPASAVKKDLDSDELYCQRCFRLRHYNEIAPVSLTDDDFLRLLGQIREANALIVYVIDIFDFNGSLIPGLHRFVGDNPVLLVGNKEDLLPRSLRRPKLRDWMRQQANQAGLRPIDTVLVSAKKNHQIDDLLDTIEKYRHGQDVYVVGVTNVGKSTLINQIIKQRTGVKDLITTSRFPGTTLDEIEIPLDDGHRLVDTPGIIHPHQMAHVLPAKDLKIVAPQKEIKPRTYQLDFGQTIFIGGVARFDYEKGPHAGFVTYFDNNLTLHRTKLANADTFYKKHLGDLLTPPTADEKSQFPPLEREEFRVNKKSDIVFEGLGWITVPAGTTVAAWVPKGVAALIRKAMI from the coding sequence ATGACTGAACAAGATGAGGAATTACGTTGTATCGGTTGTGGAGCAGTGATCCAATCAACTGACCCGGCGAAAGTAGGTTATACACCCGCTTCCGCAGTCAAGAAGGATTTGGATAGTGACGAACTGTACTGTCAGCGATGCTTCCGCCTACGACACTACAACGAGATTGCTCCGGTATCGCTAACCGATGATGATTTTTTGCGCCTGTTAGGCCAAATTCGGGAAGCTAATGCGTTGATTGTCTACGTTATCGATATTTTTGACTTTAACGGCAGTCTAATTCCGGGTCTGCACCGTTTTGTTGGTGATAATCCCGTCCTGCTGGTCGGCAATAAAGAGGACTTATTACCCCGGTCACTACGCCGGCCTAAGCTCCGTGATTGGATGCGCCAGCAGGCTAATCAGGCAGGACTAAGACCAATTGATACAGTCCTAGTTTCTGCGAAGAAGAACCACCAAATTGATGACTTGCTAGACACAATTGAGAAGTACCGGCATGGTCAAGACGTTTACGTTGTTGGGGTCACTAATGTTGGTAAATCAACCCTGATTAACCAGATTATTAAACAGCGGACGGGTGTCAAGGACTTAATCACGACCTCCCGTTTCCCGGGGACGACCCTCGATGAAATTGAAATCCCCCTCGATGATGGTCACCGTTTGGTTGACACCCCGGGGATCATCCACCCTCACCAGATGGCGCATGTCTTACCGGCGAAGGACCTCAAGATTGTGGCGCCCCAAAAGGAAATCAAGCCGCGGACTTACCAGCTTGATTTCGGGCAGACAATCTTTATCGGTGGGGTGGCCCGTTTTGACTATGAAAAGGGTCCCCACGCAGGCTTCGTTACTTACTTTGACAATAACTTGACCCTCCACCGGACCAAGCTGGCCAACGCGGACACCTTCTATAAAAAACACCTGGGTGACTTGCTGACCCCCCCAACAGCAGATGAAAAGAGCCAGTTTCCACCGCTGGAACGAGAAGAGTTCCGGGTAAATAAGAAGAGTGATATTGTTTTTGAAGGCCTGGGCTGGATTACTGTTCCGGCGGGGACAACGGTGGCGGCCTGGGTTCCAAAAGGGGTAGCTGCCCTAATCCGCAAAGCAATGATTTAG
- a CDS encoding YqeG family HAD IIIA-type phosphatase, whose protein sequence is MLEIFKPTWMAKSIYTVSPDQLKNHGIRAVFSDLDNTLIAWNNPDGTPELRQWMTSLKAAGIPLIVISNNSKDRVAKATANLDLPFMSRSLKPLSFGINRARVKLGLAKNEVVMVGDQLITDMVAAHEAGVRSILVKPLLNTDKWDTRINRFFERRIWKLLKNKYPRLKWQEDLND, encoded by the coding sequence TTGCTAGAAATATTTAAACCGACTTGGATGGCAAAAAGTATTTATACTGTTTCACCAGACCAATTGAAGAATCATGGCATCCGGGCAGTTTTCAGTGACCTGGATAACACCTTGATTGCCTGGAATAATCCCGATGGAACACCGGAACTAAGACAATGGATGACATCGTTAAAAGCGGCGGGGATTCCATTGATTGTGATTTCCAACAACAGTAAGGACCGGGTAGCAAAGGCAACGGCTAACCTCGACTTACCATTTATGTCTCGCTCGTTAAAGCCCCTTAGCTTTGGGATTAATCGGGCGCGGGTAAAGTTGGGCCTGGCCAAGAATGAAGTGGTAATGGTTGGCGATCAGTTGATTACCGACATGGTTGCGGCTCACGAGGCCGGCGTTCGCAGTATTCTGGTCAAGCCGCTTCTTAATACGGATAAGTGGGATACCCGGATAAACCGTTTCTTTGAACGGCGTATTTGGAAGCTGTTAAAGAATAAGTACCCACGGTTAAAATGGCAGGAGGATTTGAATGACTGA
- the rplT gene encoding 50S ribosomal protein L20, translating to MRVKGGTVTRARRKRVMKLAKGYRGAKSRLFKTAKDQVMKSYVYAFRDRKVNKRKFRELWIARINAGARINGISYSKLMHGLKLANIDINRKMLADLAVNDPKAFAAVVDEAKKALN from the coding sequence ATGCGAGTTAAAGGTGGAACTGTTACGCGTGCACGTCGTAAGCGCGTTATGAAGTTAGCAAAGGGTTACCGTGGTGCAAAGTCTCGTTTATTCAAGACTGCCAAGGACCAAGTGATGAAGAGTTACGTTTACGCTTTCCGTGATCGGAAGGTTAACAAGCGTAAGTTCCGTGAACTCTGGATTGCCCGGATCAATGCTGGTGCCCGGATCAACGGAATCAGCTACAGCAAGCTGATGCATGGGTTGAAGCTGGCTAACATCGACATCAACCGGAAGATGTTGGCTGACCTGGCTGTTAATGACCCGAAGGCTTTTGCTGCGGTTGTTGACGAAGCTAAGAAGGCTCTCAACTAA
- the rpmI gene encoding 50S ribosomal protein L35, which yields MPKMKTNRAAAKRFKRTAKGGFKSGNSFTSHRFHGKTKKQRRQLRGLSMMDKSNVKRYKKLLPFK from the coding sequence ATGCCAAAGATGAAGACTAACCGCGCTGCTGCAAAGCGTTTTAAGCGTACTGCTAAAGGTGGATTCAAGAGTGGTAACTCATTTACGAGCCACCGTTTCCACGGTAAGACCAAGAAGCAACGTCGTCAATTACGTGGCTTGAGCATGATGGACAAGTCCAACGTAAAGCGTTACAAGAAGTTACTGCCATTCAAGTAA
- the infC gene encoding translation initiation factor IF-3 codes for MIVNNGIRAREVRLIGQDGEQLGIKSKREALQLAEDANLDLVLVAPKARPAVARIMDYGKYRFEMQKKEREARKKQKTVTVKEIRLSPSIDTNDFNVKLKRVRKFIAKGDKVRVSLRFRGRAITHKDIGRDMIERMADETSDIATVVQRPKMEGRSIFLTLAPAADKAKK; via the coding sequence ATGATTGTCAACAACGGTATCCGGGCACGTGAAGTGCGACTAATTGGTCAAGATGGTGAACAATTAGGGATCAAGTCCAAGCGTGAAGCGCTCCAGTTGGCAGAAGATGCCAATCTTGATTTGGTGCTGGTTGCACCAAAGGCTCGTCCAGCGGTTGCCCGCATTATGGATTACGGTAAGTACCGTTTCGAGATGCAAAAGAAAGAGCGTGAAGCTCGGAAGAAACAAAAGACAGTAACGGTCAAGGAAATTCGGCTGAGTCCTTCAATTGACACGAACGACTTCAATGTCAAGTTGAAGCGGGTTCGTAAGTTCATTGCAAAGGGTGACAAGGTTCGGGTTTCACTCCGTTTCCGTGGTCGTGCCATTACGCATAAGGATATCGGTCGTGACATGATTGAACGGATGGCTGATGAAACATCAGACATTGCTACTGTTGTTCAACGTCCAAAGATGGAAGGGCGGAGCATTTTCTTAACACTCGCCCCAGCTGCTGATAAAGCAAAGAAATAA
- the dnaI gene encoding primosomal protein DnaI, protein MKSLNESLQGIMRGKNINTNIAELMKKVMADHDVQSFLSANHDQITKEMIRSGQSKLYEFYHEKQLRQRGEATVAPGYSPQLILNSGQIDVTYVPTKQLMKQERQRHIKRLVQSINMPKFIQRASLDDFYIDEQHATATRTAALKAAVDFTESYQPGHFQPALYLYGNFGVGKTYLLGAIANELAKTKGVATTMMHFPSFAVEMRNSIKSNNTSEKLAAVKKAPILMLDDIGADAMSKWVRDDVLGIILEYRMQEELPTFFSSNFSMDELATNHLAIDTQGDREPLKAQRIMERIKFLSRELPMTGQNLRNKG, encoded by the coding sequence ATGAAGTCCTTAAATGAATCACTCCAGGGAATCATGCGGGGAAAGAACATTAACACCAACATTGCTGAGCTGATGAAAAAGGTGATGGCGGATCACGACGTTCAATCCTTCCTTAGCGCCAACCATGACCAAATTACCAAAGAAATGATACGAAGTGGCCAGTCGAAACTGTACGAGTTCTACCACGAAAAGCAACTCCGCCAACGGGGTGAAGCCACCGTGGCCCCGGGCTATTCTCCCCAACTAATTTTGAACTCCGGTCAGATTGACGTGACCTATGTTCCTACTAAGCAACTGATGAAACAGGAACGCCAGCGCCATATTAAACGGCTGGTTCAGTCAATCAATATGCCGAAGTTTATTCAGCGGGCTTCCCTGGACGATTTTTACATTGACGAACAACACGCCACGGCAACTCGGACCGCGGCCTTGAAGGCGGCGGTTGACTTTACAGAGAGCTACCAGCCGGGACACTTTCAGCCCGCCCTGTATCTTTACGGTAATTTTGGGGTTGGTAAGACCTACCTGTTAGGGGCAATTGCAAACGAACTTGCTAAGACGAAGGGTGTGGCCACGACTATGATGCATTTCCCGAGCTTTGCGGTTGAGATGCGGAACTCAATTAAAAGTAATAACACCAGCGAAAAGCTGGCGGCAGTCAAGAAGGCACCGATCCTGATGCTTGATGATATCGGGGCCGATGCGATGAGCAAGTGGGTCAGAGATGATGTTTTGGGCATCATCCTTGAGTATCGGATGCAAGAAGAACTACCCACCTTTTTTAGCTCTAACTTTTCAATGGATGAGTTAGCAACCAACCACCTGGCGATTGATACCCAGGGTGACCGTGAGCCCCTAAAGGCCCAGAGAATTATGGAACGGATTAAGTTTCTTTCCCGCGAACTACCGATGACCGGTCAGAATCTGCGGAATAAAGGATAA
- a CDS encoding DnaD domain protein, whose product MTAQEEEFNPQAGFLVTAATDFVNFNDRVFTSFYQPVLGPTAFGLFYALRAQLISQPTLADRRLQANIIRQLNAGISQLATALHRLEAVGMVQTYRGKDSQGPFFVYQLQATLTPAAFIEDDLLSVLLLEAVGDGHFKQLVKEAQRYQLASSPSLENVSHHFLDEFHVANNSLVKTPTTIKNVRKQTTVEQRPQLQVGQSDFDWPTLFRLIKKQPVMKKDLSQARQLIEVEHQLYGIDEPTMAKLVLQAVDLADNHFNPAKFKRVVASHYRQAGYQAPPTASSQSANPAVKLTAKDRQLLQSAADYAPVEFLQGLKEQTGGFVSANERHILTHLVNDVKLDSTVINILSWYIIADLDNANLKASFVDAIANSWIKAGVKDAPGALQELKNFQEQRGKQRATSKGRFAYRRPKVEEQMPEWSKTDTQQLNKKASPEALKEVQAMLAKRKGKKGGDQ is encoded by the coding sequence ATGACTGCGCAGGAAGAGGAATTTAACCCGCAAGCGGGATTCTTGGTCACTGCTGCCACCGATTTTGTCAACTTTAACGACCGGGTCTTTACCAGCTTTTATCAACCGGTATTGGGGCCAACGGCTTTTGGCCTTTTTTATGCTCTCCGTGCTCAATTAATTTCCCAGCCCACCTTAGCAGATCGTCGCTTACAGGCAAACATTATCCGCCAATTAAATGCGGGAATTTCCCAGCTTGCAACAGCCCTGCACCGTTTAGAAGCGGTGGGGATGGTCCAAACCTATCGGGGGAAGGATAGCCAAGGGCCTTTTTTTGTCTATCAACTACAGGCGACCCTTACACCGGCAGCATTTATTGAGGATGACCTCCTTAGTGTTCTCCTTCTTGAAGCAGTTGGGGATGGTCACTTTAAGCAGTTGGTCAAAGAAGCCCAGCGCTACCAGCTGGCCTCTTCGCCGTCGTTGGAAAACGTTAGTCACCACTTCCTCGATGAGTTCCACGTGGCCAACAATTCGCTAGTCAAAACTCCCACAACGATTAAGAATGTTCGTAAGCAGACTACCGTTGAACAGCGACCACAGCTCCAGGTTGGACAAAGTGACTTTGACTGGCCAACGCTTTTCCGGCTGATCAAAAAACAGCCGGTGATGAAGAAAGACTTAAGCCAAGCCCGCCAGTTAATTGAAGTTGAGCACCAATTGTATGGGATTGATGAACCAACGATGGCCAAGCTGGTCCTTCAGGCAGTTGACTTAGCGGATAACCATTTTAACCCGGCAAAATTTAAACGGGTTGTTGCTAGTCACTACCGGCAGGCTGGCTATCAGGCGCCCCCAACGGCTAGCAGCCAGTCCGCTAATCCAGCGGTTAAGCTCACGGCCAAAGATCGCCAGCTTTTACAAAGTGCGGCCGATTATGCACCGGTTGAATTTCTCCAGGGCTTGAAGGAACAGACCGGTGGCTTTGTAAGTGCAAATGAACGCCATATCCTAACCCACCTGGTTAATGATGTTAAGCTTGATTCAACAGTCATTAACATTCTTTCCTGGTACATCATTGCCGACCTTGACAATGCTAACCTGAAGGCCAGCTTTGTTGACGCAATTGCCAATAGTTGGATTAAGGCGGGGGTTAAGGATGCCCCAGGGGCCCTTCAGGAGTTAAAAAACTTCCAAGAGCAGCGGGGAAAGCAACGCGCGACGTCCAAGGGCCGTTTTGCTTACCGCCGGCCGAAGGTTGAAGAACAGATGCCGGAATGGAGCAAGACGGATACACAGCAGTTAAATAAGAAGGCGTCCCCTGAGGCGCTAAAAGAAGTGCAGGCCATGCTCGCCAAACGGAAAGGAAAAAAGGGTGGTGACCAATAA
- the nrdR gene encoding transcriptional regulator NrdR: MKCPHCHRNGSRVVDSRPSEDGTFIRRRRECIHCGFRFTTFERYEQTPLLVIKKDGTRQEFSRQKILNGIVRSAEKRPISMERLTKMTDKVENKVRSLGENEISSQLIGKYVMNELKGVDEVAYIRFASVYRQFKDVDAFMSELETMVKDEHKGEKK; the protein is encoded by the coding sequence ATGAAGTGTCCACATTGTCACCGTAACGGATCACGAGTTGTTGATAGCCGGCCCAGTGAGGATGGTACCTTTATACGCCGGCGTCGGGAATGTATCCACTGTGGCTTTCGCTTTACCACTTTTGAACGCTACGAGCAGACCCCCCTCTTGGTTATTAAGAAGGACGGTACACGCCAGGAGTTCAGTCGACAAAAGATTCTCAACGGAATCGTGCGGTCAGCAGAGAAGCGGCCAATCAGTATGGAGCGGCTGACCAAGATGACCGATAAGGTGGAAAATAAGGTCCGGAGCCTGGGTGAGAACGAAATTTCTAGCCAGCTGATTGGTAAGTACGTCATGAACGAATTGAAGGGTGTTGACGAGGTCGCCTACATCCGCTTTGCCAGTGTTTACCGGCAGTTCAAAGACGTTGATGCCTTTATGAGCGAACTAGAGACGATGGTAAAGGACGAGCACAAGGGTGAAAAGAAGTAG
- the coaE gene encoding dephospho-CoA kinase (Dephospho-CoA kinase (CoaE) performs the final step in coenzyme A biosynthesis.) — translation MTKVVGLTGGIASGKSTVSQMLSQVGLPIVDADQVAHCLQRPGQLGLTELVDQFGRGILTPDCHLNRKVLGKMAFSDAGVRHQLNTIMQPLIRETIMDQLAAFKKQDIPFVILDAPLLFEQGYDQECDLIVVVSVSHDRQVHRLISRNGYSKPVAEQRIAAQWPLAKKVRQADVVINNDGSLDELRRQVAKVVDYLRAE, via the coding sequence ATGACCAAAGTAGTGGGATTGACCGGTGGAATTGCGAGTGGCAAATCGACCGTCAGTCAAATGCTCAGTCAGGTGGGCCTGCCGATTGTCGATGCGGACCAAGTTGCCCACTGCCTTCAACGACCTGGTCAGTTAGGCTTAACCGAGCTGGTGGATCAGTTTGGACGGGGGATTTTAACGCCGGATTGCCATTTAAACCGGAAGGTCCTTGGCAAAATGGCCTTTAGTGATGCCGGCGTTCGTCACCAACTAAACACGATTATGCAACCCTTGATTCGGGAGACAATCATGGACCAGCTAGCCGCTTTTAAAAAGCAAGACATCCCATTCGTGATCCTGGATGCCCCCCTCCTGTTTGAACAGGGCTACGACCAGGAATGTGACCTGATTGTTGTTGTTTCGGTCAGTCATGACCGCCAAGTTCACCGCCTAATATCGCGCAACGGCTACTCAAAGCCGGTGGCTGAACAACGGATTGCCGCCCAGTGGCCACTGGCAAAAAAGGTTCGCCAGGCAGATGTGGTGATCAATAATGATGGCTCCCTGGATGAGCTGCGACGACAGGTCGCTAAGGTAGTGGACTACCTTAGGGCAGAGTGA
- the mutM gene encoding bifunctional DNA-formamidopyrimidine glycosylase/DNA-(apurinic or apyrimidinic site) lyase has product MPELPEVETVRRGLLKIAKGRKIQAIDVYYGKTITNDVEKFRQALVGQTITDVDRRGKYLLFRFTNSLTMISHLRMEGKYFNQPIGGPIDKHTHVVFQFTDGSELCYHDTRKFGRMTLVKTGEENQVGGLKTIGPEPTAAAFHLDFFQNELARSRGKIKPFLLSQRHVAGLGNIYADEVLWMSKINPEQAANTIPPAKVKALHDNIIKELATATKYKGTTVHSFTNALGDAGAFQKQLNAYGHAGDRCPRCGTKMIKIKVAQRGTTFCPHCQPFVEVKK; this is encoded by the coding sequence ATGCCGGAATTACCAGAAGTTGAAACCGTCCGCCGCGGCTTATTAAAGATCGCAAAGGGACGGAAAATCCAAGCAATTGATGTTTACTACGGCAAGACAATTACAAATGATGTCGAAAAGTTTCGCCAGGCGTTGGTTGGCCAAACGATTACCGACGTTGACCGGCGGGGGAAGTACCTCCTGTTCCGCTTTACGAATAGCCTAACGATGATTTCCCATTTGCGGATGGAGGGTAAGTACTTCAACCAACCGATTGGGGGGCCAATTGATAAACACACCCACGTTGTCTTTCAATTTACTGACGGGAGCGAACTTTGCTACCATGATACCCGGAAGTTTGGCCGGATGACCCTAGTTAAAACTGGCGAAGAGAACCAGGTCGGGGGGTTAAAGACGATTGGGCCGGAACCAACGGCCGCGGCCTTTCACCTCGACTTTTTCCAAAACGAGCTGGCGCGTAGCCGGGGAAAGATCAAACCTTTCCTGCTGAGCCAACGCCACGTCGCTGGACTAGGTAATATTTATGCCGATGAGGTCCTGTGGATGAGTAAAATCAATCCGGAACAAGCGGCTAATACAATTCCACCGGCTAAGGTGAAGGCCCTTCATGACAACATCATCAAGGAACTGGCGACGGCGACAAAGTACAAGGGTACGACCGTCCATAGCTTTACCAACGCCCTTGGAGATGCCGGGGCCTTTCAGAAACAATTGAACGCCTATGGACATGCTGGTGATCGCTGCCCCCGGTGTGGAACAAAGATGATCAAAATCAAGGTTGCCCAACGGGGTACGACCTTCTGTCCGCACTGTCAACCGTTCGTGGAGGTAAAGAAATGA